Proteins encoded within one genomic window of Cucumis sativus cultivar 9930 chromosome 3, Cucumber_9930_V3, whole genome shotgun sequence:
- the LOC101216913 gene encoding uncharacterized protein LOC101216913 → MNSLARNISCSIRSSIPTNCLQHQQWRGIRVKVLRGGLERALTVLQRKMQSSGIERLIKREQVHHIKNSEKRVLARKTLERKIQSKDLARKLKAILIKKVRGL, encoded by the exons ATGAACTCGTTGGCGCGGAACATTTCGTGCTCCATCAGATCTTCGATTCCCACCAATTGTCTACAGCACCAGCAATGGAGGGGGATCCGAGTGAAGGTGTTGAGAGGGGGTCTAGAGCGGGCACTGACAGTTCTGCAAAGGAAGATGCAATCGAGTGGAATCGAGCGACTGATTAAGCGTGAACAAGTTCATCATATCAAGAATTCCGAGAAACGGGTTTTGGCCAGAAAGACTTTAGAGCGCAAAATTCAATCCAAGGACCTCGCTCGCAAACTCAAAGCCATCCTTATAAAGAAAGTCag GGGTCTGTAA
- the LOC101216438 gene encoding uncharacterized protein LOC101216438, with amino-acid sequence MPSPPSSSLPFLTFFLLLASSALAGTILEGLLANGNFEEPPAQTNLKKTVIIGKNSLPSWEINGFVEYISGGPQPGGMFFPVAHGVHAVRLGNEASISQIINVKKGSLYALTFGASRTCAQDEVLSVLVPPQNGSLPLQTLYSSDGGDVYAYGFVAQSDLVKVTFHNPGVQEDPACGPLLDAVAIKELARPLPTRDNLVRNPSFEVGPHRLVNSTNGVLLPPRQEDVTSPLPGWIIESLKAVKFIDSKHFNVPVGLAAIELVAGRESAVAQIIRTIPNKVYSLTFKVGDAKNGCHGSMMVEAFAAKETVKVPFQSQGKGLYKNAILKFKATSRRTRITFFSSYYHTRTDDFGSLCGPVLDDVRVISTN; translated from the exons ATGCCTTCTCCTCCATCTTCATCACTCCCATTCCTCACATTCTTCTTGCTTCTGGCTTCTTCTGCCCTTGCTGGGACGATTTTAGAAG GACTTCTAGCAAATGGAAACTTTGAGGAGCCACCAGCAcaaaccaacttgaagaaaacaGTAATAATAGGCAAAAACTCTCTGCCAAGCTGGGAAATCAATGGCTTCGTTGAGTACATCTCAGGTGGGCCTCAACCTGGAGGGATGTTCTTCCCCGTAGCTCACGGTGTCCACGCTGTAAGACTCGGCAATGAAGCTTCGATCTCTCAGATCATAAATGTGAAAAAGGGATCTCTTTATGCTCTAACATTTGGAGCTTCAAGAACATGTGCGCAAGATGAAGTTTTGTCTGTGTTGGTGCCTCCCCAGAATGGAAGTTTGCCTCTACAAACTCTTTACAGCAGCGATGGAGGTGATGTCTATGCCTACGGGTTTGTAGCTCAGTCGGATTTGGTTAAGGTGACATTCCACAATCCTGGAGTTCAAGAAGATCCTGCTTGTGGACCTCTGTTGGATGCTGTTGCCATCAAAGAGCTTGCTCGTCCATTGCCAACAAGAG ATAACTTGGTGAGAAACCCGAGCTTCGAGGTCGGTCCTCATCGGTTGGTAAACTCCACCAATGGAGTTCTTCTTCCTCCAAGACAAGAGGATGTTACATCTCCACTTCCAGGCTGGATCATAGAGTCCCTCAAGGCTGTAAAATTCATTGATTCAAAGCATTTCAATGTTCCTGTTGGACTGGCAGCAATCGAGCTAGTAGCAGGTAGAGAAAGTGCCGTCGCTCAGATTATCAGAACCATCCCCAACAAAGTTTACTCTCTAACGTTCAAAGTTGGTGATGCCAAAAATGGATGCCATGGATCAATGATGGTGGAAGCATTTGCTGCTAAAGAGACTGTCAAAGTTCCTTTCCAGTCTCAAGGAAAAGGTCTTTACAAAAATGCCATTCTGAAGTTCAAAGCAACCTCACGTAGGACCAGAATCACATTCTTCAGTTCATACTACCACACTAGAACAGACGACTTCGGATCCCTCTGTGGTCCCGTGCTCGACGATGTTCGTGTTATTTCTACAAATTAG